ATCGCGGCACGGCGCTCCTCCTCGCTGGGCAAGGTGTAGAGGCGGGTGGTTTCCAGGCTGCGGTGGCCCATGAGTTCGGCGATGGTCGCCAGGTCGACGCCGGCTCGCCGGAGCTCGGTGCCGAAGGTGTGGCGCAGCACGTGCGGACCGAACGGCGCGAAGTCGAGGTCGGAACCGAAGCCGCACACGATCTCGCGCGCGGTGCGGTCGGTGAGCCGGGTTCCGTGGCGCCCGTTGACGAACAGCGCGGCCGTGGGGGTGCCCCCGTCCCACTTCGGTCGTTCATCGAGCCAGGCGCGCAGTGTCACCCGGAGCTCCGAGTGGATGTCGACGTGGCGGATCTTGCCGCCGGCGCCCCCTTTACCGGTGACGCGCAGGCTGCCGGTGCGGGCGGAGAGGGTGATGTCGTCGATGTCGAGGCGCACGACTTCGCCGATACGGAGGCCGGCGCGGTAGGGAAGCAGTCCGATCGCGCGGTCGCGCGCGGATGCGCAGCGTTCAATCGCGCGAAGGTAGCGCAGGACGTCGCGTCGCTCGAGGGCCTTCGGCG
This sequence is a window from Cryptosporangium phraense. Protein-coding genes within it:
- a CDS encoding tyrosine-type recombinase/integrase, with the protein product MTDAFTTYKAELAKPGQKLGEATRRKYTQRVRAYLDWLETGDHDGDPLTDVHARDGAVRDYRVMLKTQHKLAESTLNGYLAALDDFYTRRGMGRADIRRGQITRRTAPKALERRDVLRYLRAIERCASARDRAIGLLPYRAGLRIGEVVRLDIDDITLSARTGSLRVTGKGGAGGKIRHVDIHSELRVTLRAWLDERPKWDGGTPTAALFVNGRHGTRLTDRTAREIVCGFGSDLDFAPFGPHVLRHTFGTELRRAGVDLATIAELMGHRSLETTRLYTLPSEEERRAAIERLTVDE